The nucleotide window CGCCGGCTCGAGGCCGTGGCCGCCCTGAACGAGGCCGGCATCCGCTGCGGGGTGCTGATGGCGCCCATCCTCCCCGGTCTCACCGACTCCCCCGCCCAGCTCGAGGCCACCGTGGCCGCCGCCGCAGCGGCCGGGGCGGCGTACCTCACGCCGATCGTGCTGCATCTGCGGCCCGGCGCCCGCGAGTGGTGGATGTCGTGGCTCGAGCGCGAGCACCCCGAGCTGGCCGCCCGCTACCAGGCGCTGTACGCCGCCGGCTCCTACGCCCCCAAGGGCTACCAGGAGCACGTCGCGCGCCAGGTCCGCGAGCTGGCCGACAAGCACGGGATCGGTCGGCGGGCCACGACCCGCTGGCGCACCGGCCACGAACGCGCTCGGCTCGCCCGCCCCGCACCCGCTCCGGAGCCCGCCCAGCTGACGCTGCTCTGAGCGGGCCAGTACGGTGTCGGCCCGTGGTCACTTCGCGAGGCACTGCGGTCATCACCGGCGCGAGCAGTGGCATCGGCGCCGCGACGGCACGGGCACTCGGTGCGGCGGGCTTCCCGCTGCTGCTCGGCGCCCGGCGCGAGGACCGGCTCGGGGAGGTCGCCGACGGCATCAGCGGCGTCGACGTGACGACGCGGCGCGTCGACGTCACGGACTCGGGCTCCGTCCGAGGGTTCGCCGCGGGGATCGAGACGTGCGAAGTCCTGGTCTGCAATGCCGGAGGCGCGCTCGGCCTCGACCCGGTGGAGAAGTGGGACGAGGGGCACTGGCGCTGGATGTACGAAGCCAACGTCCTGAGCCTGCCGCGGACCATCAACGCCTTCCTGCCCGCCCTGCGCCGTTCCGGAAACGGCCGGATCGTCGTCATCACCAGCGTGGCCGGGCACCAGACCTACGTCGGCGGCGCGGGCTACACCGGCGCCAAGCACGCCGCCGCCGCGGTCGTCGACACCGTGCGCCTCGAGCTGCTCGGGGAGCCGGTCCGCGTCATCGAGATCGCACCGGGGTTGGTCAACACCGAGTTCTCCGCCGTGCGCTTCTCCGGCGACACCGAGCGGGCCGACGCGGTCTACGACGGGATGACCCCGCTGACCGGCGAGGACGTCGCCGAGGTCGT belongs to Motilibacter aurantiacus and includes:
- a CDS encoding SDR family NAD(P)-dependent oxidoreductase, whose amino-acid sequence is MVTSRGTAVITGASSGIGAATARALGAAGFPLLLGARREDRLGEVADGISGVDVTTRRVDVTDSGSVRGFAAGIETCEVLVCNAGGALGLDPVEKWDEGHWRWMYEANVLSLPRTINAFLPALRRSGNGRIVVITSVAGHQTYVGGAGYTGAKHAAAAVVDTVRLELLGEPVRVIEIAPGLVNTEFSAVRFSGDTERADAVYDGMTPLTGEDVAEVVTWAVTRPAHVSVARIDLFPRDQASARDVHRR